In one ANME-2 cluster archaeon genomic region, the following are encoded:
- a CDS encoding elongation factor EF-2: MGRRKKMVERVTVLMNEPENVRNIGIVAHIDHGKTTLTDNILAGAGMISKELAGKQLFTDSDEEEQERGITIDSACVSMVHEFEDGEYLINLIDTPGHVDFGGDVTRAMRAVDGAVVVVDAVEGTMPQTETVLRQALKEHVKPVLFINKVDRLINELQVDSQEMQIRLGKVIDHVNKLIKGMNEEKYKAGWRMDAASGTVAFGSALYNWAISVPFMKKSGIGFNDVYNYCKEENQKELADKCPLHEVLNDMIIRFLPNPLTAQKDRVNVIWHGDKESTEGKDMLNANRDGDVALMVTNISLDPHAGEVATGRLFSGTLKRGMELNVTGSVKTNRLQQVGIFMGPERLEVEQIPAGNIAAVTGLKDAYVGATVSSMDDMIPFEAIQHASEPVVTVAVEAKHMKDLPKLVEVLRQVAKEDNTLKVTIDEETGEHLMSGMGELHLEVIGHRIERDKGVEITTSPPIVVYRETIQKHAGPVEGKSPNRHNRFYIEVEPMDSNIVDLIKSGEVSMRMPELERREKFMEAGLKKDESKGVTHIYESNILINMTKGIQYLNETMELIIDGFEEVMKAGPLTREPCQAIRVTLVDAKLHEDAVHRGPAQVIPASRQAIQAAMLMADDTLLEPYQKVYIQTPQNNMGGATSEIQGRRGIIINMSQEGDMTIIESKAPVAELFGFAGDIRSATEGRAMWSTEFAGFETLPASLLKEIVLEIRQRKGLKSEVPKASDFVGQ, translated from the coding sequence ATGGGACGAAGGAAAAAGATGGTTGAGCGCGTGACTGTACTTATGAATGAACCTGAAAATGTCAGGAATATCGGAATAGTTGCACACATCGATCATGGAAAGACAACTCTTACAGATAATATCCTTGCCGGTGCCGGTATGATCTCAAAGGAACTGGCAGGCAAGCAGTTGTTCACAGATTCAGATGAAGAAGAGCAGGAGCGAGGTATCACTATTGACTCTGCCTGTGTTTCAATGGTACATGAGTTCGAGGACGGCGAATACCTGATCAATCTTATTGATACGCCGGGCCATGTGGATTTCGGCGGTGATGTGACCAGGGCCATGAGGGCCGTAGATGGTGCTGTGGTAGTTGTGGATGCAGTGGAAGGTACCATGCCACAGACAGAGACCGTGCTCAGGCAGGCATTAAAGGAACATGTGAAGCCTGTACTGTTTATAAACAAAGTGGACAGGCTGATCAATGAGTTGCAAGTAGACTCCCAGGAGATGCAGATCAGGCTGGGCAAGGTCATCGATCATGTGAATAAGCTCATCAAGGGCATGAACGAAGAGAAATACAAAGCAGGATGGCGTATGGATGCTGCCAGCGGCACTGTAGCCTTTGGTTCTGCCCTGTATAACTGGGCTATAAGCGTACCGTTTATGAAGAAATCAGGCATAGGGTTCAATGATGTTTACAATTACTGCAAGGAAGAAAACCAAAAGGAACTGGCAGATAAATGCCCGCTTCATGAGGTTTTAAATGATATGATCATCCGGTTCCTGCCCAATCCACTTACTGCCCAGAAGGATAGGGTGAATGTGATATGGCATGGCGATAAGGAATCCACGGAAGGTAAGGATATGCTAAATGCCAACCGTGACGGTGATGTGGCATTAATGGTCACAAATATCTCATTGGACCCCCATGCGGGCGAAGTGGCCACTGGCAGGTTGTTCAGCGGTACACTGAAAAGAGGTATGGAACTTAACGTAACAGGCTCTGTAAAGACGAACAGGCTGCAGCAGGTGGGGATTTTCATGGGCCCGGAAAGGCTGGAAGTGGAACAGATCCCTGCCGGTAATATCGCAGCAGTCACCGGCCTGAAGGATGCCTATGTTGGTGCTACGGTATCGTCCATGGATGACATGATACCTTTTGAGGCCATCCAGCATGCCAGTGAACCTGTGGTTACAGTGGCTGTGGAAGCAAAGCACATGAAGGACCTGCCTAAGCTGGTTGAGGTGCTGCGGCAAGTGGCAAAGGAGGATAATACCCTAAAAGTTACTATCGATGAAGAGACTGGTGAGCACCTGATGTCAGGTATGGGTGAACTCCATCTTGAGGTCATAGGCCACAGGATCGAACGTGATAAGGGTGTGGAGATCACTACGAGTCCGCCTATTGTGGTTTACAGGGAAACGATCCAGAAACATGCCGGTCCGGTGGAGGGTAAGAGTCCGAACCGTCACAATAGGTTCTACATCGAAGTAGAACCCATGGATAGCAATATCGTGGACCTTATTAAATCCGGTGAGGTATCCATGCGTATGCCAGAACTGGAGCGACGTGAGAAGTTCATGGAGGCCGGGCTTAAAAAGGATGAATCAAAAGGTGTTACCCATATATATGAATCAAATATCTTAATCAATATGACCAAGGGTATACAGTACCTGAACGAGACCATGGAACTGATCATCGATGGGTTTGAAGAGGTTATGAAAGCCGGCCCGCTCACAAGGGAACCATGTCAGGCAATTAGGGTCACGCTCGTAGATGCAAAGCTGCACGAGGATGCGGTACACAGGGGTCCGGCCCAGGTTATACCTGCGTCAAGGCAGGCTATACAGGCTGCTATGCTCATGGCTGATGATACATTACTGGAGCCATACCAGAAGGTATACATCCAGACTCCACAGAATAATATGGGTGGGGCCACTTCAGAGATTCAGGGGCGAAGGGGTATTATTATTAATATGTCCCAGGAAGGGGACATGACCATCATCGAGAGCAAGGCTCCGGTGGCTGAACTCTTTGGGTTTGCAGGCGATATCAGGTCTGCCACTGAGGGTCGTGCCATGTGGAGTACCGAGTTCGCAGGATTCGAGACATTACCGGCAAGCCTGCTGAAAGAAATAGTGTTAGAGATACGCCAGCGAAAGGGATTGAAATCTGAAGTACCAAAAGCCAGTGATTTTGTAGGTCAGTAA
- the tuf gene encoding translation elongation factor EF-1 subunit alpha: MAEKPHMNLAVIGHIDHGKSTLVGRLMYDTGAVEAHVIEKYKEEAKAKGKESFAFAWVMDSLKEERERGITIDIAHQRFDTDKYYFTVVDCPGHRDFVKNMITGASQADAAILVVSGKDSVQAQTKEHVFLSRTLGINQLIIAINKMDEINYDEAKYNKAKEDVSALLKIVGFKPAEMNFIPTSAFKGDNIAKRSENTKWYNGPSILEALDELKEPEKPTKLPLRIPVQDAYTISGIGTVPVGRVETGIMKKGEDVIFQPSGATGEVKSIEMHHEEQPEAVPGDNIGWNVRGIGKNDVRRGDVCGHSSKPPTVAEEFTAQIVVLQHPSAISAGYTPVFHCHTAQTACTLMSLDKKLDPKTGEMKEENPTFIKAGDAAIVTVRPTRPLVIENVKEIPQMGRFAIRDMGQTVAAGMVISIKARP, translated from the coding sequence ATGGCAGAGAAACCACATATGAACCTGGCTGTTATCGGTCATATCGACCATGGTAAATCAACCCTTGTGGGTCGATTGATGTATGATACAGGGGCCGTAGAGGCGCATGTTATTGAGAAGTATAAGGAAGAAGCAAAGGCAAAAGGAAAGGAATCCTTCGCTTTTGCATGGGTCATGGACTCACTCAAAGAGGAGCGGGAAAGGGGTATCACCATCGATATCGCACACCAGCGGTTTGATACTGATAAGTATTATTTTACAGTGGTAGACTGTCCCGGTCACCGTGACTTTGTTAAGAACATGATAACAGGCGCATCCCAGGCAGATGCCGCTATCCTGGTGGTATCAGGTAAGGACAGTGTACAGGCACAGACAAAGGAACATGTGTTCCTGTCCAGGACACTGGGTATCAACCAGCTCATCATTGCGATCAATAAGATGGACGAGATCAACTATGATGAGGCTAAATATAACAAGGCAAAGGAAGATGTCAGTGCACTGCTGAAGATTGTAGGATTCAAGCCTGCTGAAATGAATTTTATCCCCACATCGGCTTTTAAGGGCGATAACATTGCCAAAAGGAGCGAAAATACTAAATGGTATAATGGTCCGTCAATCCTGGAAGCACTTGATGAACTCAAGGAACCTGAAAAGCCCACCAAACTGCCGCTGCGTATTCCTGTACAGGACGCATATACCATCAGCGGTATAGGTACTGTACCTGTAGGACGTGTTGAGACCGGTATCATGAAAAAAGGTGAAGATGTTATCTTCCAGCCAAGTGGTGCTACAGGTGAGGTCAAGTCCATTGAGATGCATCATGAAGAGCAACCCGAGGCAGTTCCCGGTGATAATATCGGATGGAACGTCAGGGGTATCGGAAAGAACGATGTCAGAAGAGGCGATGTGTGTGGACACTCAAGCAAACCACCAACAGTAGCAGAAGAGTTTACTGCACAGATCGTGGTGCTTCAGCACCCGTCAGCTATTTCAGCAGGATATACACCTGTGTTCCACTGTCATACAGCCCAGACAGCCTGTACACTTATGTCACTGGACAAGAAACTTGATCCAAAGACTGGTGAGATGAAGGAAGAGAACCCGACTTTCATTAAGGCGGGCGATGCGGCAATCGTGACTGTGAGACCTACCAGGCCCCTTGTTATAGAGAATGTGAAAGAGATCCCGCAGATGGGACGCTTTGCTATTCGTGATATGGGTCAGACTGTGGCCGCTGGAATGGTCATCAGTATTAAGGCGAGGCCATAA
- a CDS encoding 30S ribosomal protein S10, translating to MVQKARIRLSGTSTSTLDTLCNQVKSIAEKTGVNISGPIPMPTKKLVVPSLKSPDGEGTATWDHWEMRVHKRLIDLDADERALRQLMRLQVPKDISIEIVLTS from the coding sequence ATGGTACAAAAAGCAAGGATACGATTATCAGGGACAAGTACTTCAACACTTGACACCCTGTGCAATCAAGTGAAGAGTATAGCAGAGAAGACCGGGGTCAATATTTCAGGCCCCATACCAATGCCTACAAAGAAACTGGTGGTACCATCCTTAAAGAGTCCTGATGGTGAGGGGACAGCTACATGGGACCACTGGGAGATGCGTGTACATAAACGGCTTATTGACCTGGATGCAGACGAGCGGGCATTGAGACAGCTTATGCGGTTACAGGTCCCGAAAGATATAAGTATTGAGATTGTGCTGACTTCATAG
- the hisB gene encoding imidazoleglycerol-phosphate dehydratase HisB, with translation MRIAKQKRKTRETEIGMKLNLDGSGSADIDTGIAFFDHMLTSLTRHGGLDLTINATGDVHVDEHHTIEDVGIVLGKTLEKALGDKKGIVRFGEARIPMDEALAEVALDLGGRSYLAFDARFMSPKVGDFGTQMTRHFFESLVSNAGINVHMKVEGENDHHKIEVLFKAFAVALKRAAAVVGDDVPSTKGVL, from the coding sequence ATGAGAATTGCAAAACAGAAACGTAAGACCAGGGAGACTGAAATTGGAATGAAACTTAACCTGGACGGCAGCGGGTCTGCCGATATAGATACTGGTATCGCTTTTTTTGATCATATGCTGACTTCACTGACCAGGCATGGTGGACTTGACCTCACTATAAATGCCACTGGGGATGTGCATGTGGATGAGCACCATACTATAGAGGATGTGGGTATTGTGCTGGGAAAAACCCTTGAAAAAGCACTGGGTGACAAAAAGGGGATAGTAAGGTTCGGGGAAGCGAGGATACCCATGGATGAGGCGCTGGCAGAGGTAGCGCTGGACCTGGGGGGTAGGAGTTATCTTGCTTTTGATGCACGGTTCATGAGCCCGAAGGTGGGCGATTTCGGCACCCAGATGACCAGGCATTTTTTTGAGTCTTTGGTCAGCAATGCGGGTATTAATGTGCATATGAAGGTGGAAGGTGAGAACGACCACCACAAGATCGAGGTGCTGTTCAAGGCTTTTGCGGTGGCGCTGAAGCGGGCTGCAGCTGTGGTTGGGGACGATGTGCCCAGTACCAAGGGTGTGCTGTGA
- a CDS encoding cation transporter — translation MKYKKIIKVQALALSLNLVVAFAKLVYGHLTGSISMKADGFHSLMDGASTTVGMLGIWVASRPPDESHPYGHRKHEQFASLFIAGLLLITGFEVARGAIQTIYEPSIPRVTSLSFAIMLGTMAVNLFVTILESRKGREYNSQILVADSLHTRSDIFVSIGVICSLIAVKAGYPMIDVVAGIVIALVIAKAGLDVVREVSFTLLDTSVLDTDMLCGIALEIKGVEDCHHIRTRGTADNVYVDLHVHVRADMHMDEAHCLAHAVENRIKERVEGVKDVVVHLEPEIISGKD, via the coding sequence ATGAAATATAAAAAGATAATTAAAGTACAGGCCTTAGCGCTGTCATTGAATCTGGTTGTAGCATTTGCAAAGCTGGTATACGGTCACCTGACCGGTTCTATCAGCATGAAGGCTGACGGTTTCCATTCCTTAATGGACGGTGCATCGACCACGGTGGGAATGCTGGGTATCTGGGTGGCGTCCCGTCCGCCCGATGAATCCCACCCCTACGGGCACCGCAAACATGAGCAGTTCGCCTCGCTGTTCATAGCCGGCCTGCTGCTCATCACAGGGTTCGAAGTGGCCAGGGGTGCCATTCAAACCATATATGAACCTTCTATCCCCAGGGTCACCTCATTGAGTTTTGCCATCATGCTGGGTACCATGGCCGTTAACCTTTTTGTCACCATACTTGAAAGCCGGAAGGGCAGGGAATATAACAGCCAGATACTGGTTGCCGATTCCCTCCACACCAGGAGTGATATCTTCGTATCTATTGGCGTTATCTGCAGTCTGATAGCAGTTAAGGCAGGCTACCCTATGATCGATGTAGTTGCAGGTATCGTAATCGCATTGGTCATTGCCAAGGCCGGGCTGGATGTGGTGAGGGAAGTATCCTTCACTCTGCTGGACACATCGGTCCTGGATACTGATATGCTGTGTGGGATTGCACTGGAAATAAAGGGGGTTGAGGACTGCCACCATATCAGGACCAGGGGTACAGCCGATAATGTCTATGTGGACCTGCACGTGCATGTAAGGGCAGATATGCATATGGATGAGGCGCACTGCTTAGCCCATGCAGTTGAGAACCGCATCAAGGAGAGGGTGGAAGGTGTAAAGGATGTGGTTGTGCATCTTGAGCCTGAAATTATTTCAGGAAAAGATTAA
- a CDS encoding phosphoadenosine phosphosulfate reductase family protein — MTKIYLGKMVLHWCPQCDLPVLEPICACGSPAGKVRVTPPGDIRPTFPHDINLINATAITQFGSPLIPDGTIAIMNKVPSDDRMEEIIASGVPLANIRFDVESGKWVLLPRMEGAARIFTKMEGRSNWVVIDESAVPFIEKGASTLAPGVIDADPGIIPGAEVIVVSPDGIPVSAGRAKMNGREMVEAKRGVAVKTRWSGIVETVAAPVPHSWDDVVTANLNILKDFEAKAHAFIRNVSQSTNRPVSVSYSGGKDSLVTLLLVMDCLDGFNVLFADTGLEFPETLENVKEVGRHYGLTVKTFYAGDVFWDSIDTFGPPTVEARWCCKTCKLGPISTLIEENFPEGCLTFIGQRKYESEGRARSDKIWKNPWIGNQIAASPIQNWTALHIWLYLFWKGAPYNPLYEQGFDRIGCWLCPSGSMAEMSRIKDIHPEMWARFEEKLHSHAEKFGYGKGWVDYGLWRWQNPPKVQRKMAERLGINLVPEGFGGEMEFSMVSGYRPCKAGGVSAEGSFGVPLNLEAIEGSGMMRVLGEVHSMDGVITSSQGEDNVQVFASGTVTARSDTDARARRLMRGAESSIRRALECTGCGLCVGKCKVRGVKVKDGWAMVNENCTHCGLCLKACPVVRYLNTKDLSNI, encoded by the coding sequence ATGACAAAGATATACCTGGGAAAAATGGTGCTGCACTGGTGCCCCCAATGCGATCTACCGGTACTGGAGCCCATATGTGCATGCGGCTCACCTGCTGGTAAGGTCAGGGTTACACCGCCCGGTGATATCAGGCCCACATTCCCCCATGATATTAACCTTATCAATGCTACTGCTATAACGCAGTTCGGCAGTCCCTTGATACCTGACGGGACTATCGCCATCATGAATAAAGTGCCATCGGACGACAGGATGGAAGAGATCATAGCCAGTGGAGTGCCCCTTGCCAATATCAGGTTCGATGTGGAGTCAGGTAAGTGGGTACTGCTGCCCAGGATGGAAGGGGCAGCCAGGATATTCACTAAAATGGAGGGGCGCAGCAACTGGGTGGTGATCGACGAATCGGCAGTACCGTTCATAGAAAAAGGTGCCAGCACGCTGGCACCCGGCGTTATCGATGCCGACCCTGGGATCATCCCGGGCGCTGAGGTGATAGTGGTATCGCCTGATGGCATACCTGTGTCTGCCGGCAGGGCTAAGATGAACGGTAGGGAAATGGTGGAAGCCAAAAGGGGCGTGGCTGTCAAGACCAGGTGGAGCGGGATTGTTGAAACAGTTGCAGCACCCGTCCCCCATTCATGGGATGATGTAGTTACTGCTAATCTTAATATCCTAAAAGATTTTGAAGCTAAAGCCCATGCGTTTATCAGGAACGTGTCCCAATCCACAAACCGACCTGTAAGTGTATCATACTCGGGGGGCAAGGACAGCCTGGTCACCTTGCTGCTGGTAATGGACTGCCTGGATGGCTTCAATGTCTTGTTCGCTGATACCGGACTGGAGTTCCCAGAGACACTGGAGAATGTAAAAGAGGTTGGCAGGCATTACGGCCTGACTGTGAAAACCTTTTATGCAGGGGACGTGTTCTGGGACTCAATCGATACTTTCGGACCACCCACGGTTGAGGCGAGATGGTGCTGCAAGACCTGTAAACTGGGCCCGATCTCCACGCTCATTGAAGAGAACTTCCCAGAAGGCTGCCTGACATTTATCGGTCAGCGCAAGTACGAAAGCGAGGGCCGGGCCAGGAGTGATAAGATATGGAAGAATCCCTGGATAGGTAACCAGATAGCGGCCTCGCCGATCCAGAACTGGACTGCGCTGCATATCTGGCTGTACCTCTTCTGGAAAGGGGCGCCGTACAATCCGTTGTATGAACAGGGGTTCGACCGCATCGGCTGCTGGCTGTGTCCCTCGGGAAGCATGGCTGAGATGTCGCGTATTAAGGATATTCATCCTGAAATGTGGGCCAGGTTCGAGGAGAAGCTGCACTCCCATGCAGAGAAGTTCGGCTACGGGAAGGGCTGGGTAGATTACGGGCTGTGGCGCTGGCAAAATCCTCCGAAAGTGCAGCGTAAAATGGCAGAGAGGCTGGGCATCAACCTGGTACCTGAAGGGTTCGGCGGGGAGATGGAGTTCTCAATGGTGTCTGGGTACAGGCCATGTAAGGCTGGCGGGGTTTCGGCTGAGGGTAGTTTTGGTGTGCCCCTGAACCTTGAGGCAATCGAGGGTTCGGGTATGATGAGAGTGCTGGGTGAGGTGCATTCCATGGATGGTGTGATCACATCCAGCCAGGGTGAGGATAATGTGCAGGTGTTCGCATCTGGCACTGTGACTGCCAGGAGCGATACTGATGCCAGAGCCAGGCGGTTGATGAGGGGGGCCGAATCTTCGATCCGGCGGGCGCTGGAGTGTACGGGCTGCGGGCTGTGTGTGGGTAAGTGCAAGGTGCGGGGTGTGAAGGTTAAGGATGGGTGGGCTATGGTGAATGAGAACTGTACGCATTGTGGGCTGTGTTTGAAAGCATGCCCGGTGGTGCGGTATTTGAATACCAAAGATCTATCGAATATATGA